GGCATTGTGGTACACAGGCAAATACCAGGCTCTTGCACTGCAGCGTATGCTGCCATAGCCGCTCATCCATGAGCCGCCGCGAACAATTTTTTCAGTACCATTTACCGGGCCTTGGGGATTTTTTTTAGGAGAATAACTATAATATGCACCATCATGCCAATCCGAACACCATTCCCAAAGGTTGCCGCTCATATCGCAGATCCCAAGCTCATTAGCTTTCAAACTGCAGGGGCAATGCGTGGAATCGCCGCTGTTCAAATAATACCACCCCACTTCCTTGCGTTCATCGCTGCCCGAGAAAATATATCCCCCGCTGCTGGCGCCGCCCCTGGCAGCGTATTCCCATTCCGCTTCGGTAGGTAAACGAAACTTTTTTCCGGTTAATGAATCAAGCTTTTTGATAAAATATTGTATCTCTATCCAGCTTACATTATCAACGGGGCAACTGTCGCAGGAAGAATAATAAGAGTTGTTATAACCCATCACCGATTTCCATTGCTGCTGGAGAACTTCGGTCTTGCCCATGTAGAAGCTGTTGAGTTTGACTTTATGCAACGGTTTTTCCACGCTGTAACAGTCGGGATCTTTATCAGGTATGCAGCCCATCATAAAAGAACCTCCTTTTACATAAACCATTTCATAAGGAAATTCAAAATTGCATTTTTTTGTTTTTGATATATCTTTCGTATTACTCTTCTGAGAAAACGCAACAGAAATCAAAATCAACTGAAATAAAATGCAGCTAATCATTCGTTTTAATAATACCATAATGAGTCATTTTTGAATTGCTAAATTAGATAAAAAAATTTTTCTGTTAATTTCTCGTTTGATAACTTTTAATAAACACACATTATTATTTGCAGTAAACCGATACTTTTGCAACGGAAAAAATGGTATTATATTTGCAAAAACTATAAAAATTTAAAAATTATTTTATTATGAAAAAAGCATTTAAAGCATTGGTAATTCTTTTGTGTGTAGGCACATTTTGTATTCCAAGCACTTTCGGGCAAAAAAAATTCAAAGGCATAATCACGTATGCGATTACTTATGGGGGCACCATTGACGCAGCTACAGCCGCCATGCAGCCCAAAATCACCACACTGGCAATATACGAAAACAAGCAGAAGTCAACTACTTCCACACAGGGAGTAACATTTGATGAAATTACAGACGGGGACAACAAATCAAAAATAACCCTCCTGGACCTTATGGGCCAAAAGGTTTATTTTAAAACTTCAACAACAGAAATAGAAGCTGAAATAGCCGAAAACCCCGAACCGGAAATTAAATATTCAGAAGAAACTAAATCTGTTGCCGGATATAACTGCAAAAAAGCTGATTATATCATGCAGAATGAAGATGGTGAAACTATTTCATCAGTTGTTTACTATACCGAAGAACTCGGCGGAGAATTATTAAATTATGGCGGGCAATTCAACAAATTAAAAGGCGTACCTCTGGAATACACCATGACAACACCCGATGGTAAAATAATAACTTTTGCTGCTTCTGAAGTTAAAAGGGGTAAAGTTAAAGACACGGATTTCCTGATACCTGCTGATTATGTTGAACTTTCCGCTGAAGAAAAACAACAACTTCTCAACCAATTGAAAGGACAGTAATATTAATTTGAACAAAAAAAAGAAATCCTCTGTCAGCAGGGGATTTTTTTTAAAAGAAAAACCTTATAGCAAATTATGTCCCGTACAGTAAATACTTTTTCAAAAAATACTTTCAGAGAAGGAGCACTGTCGGACGATACTGCAGAACAGGCGCAAAAAAAACAAAAAACCACTAAAGAACCGAAAACCAAAAAAGTAAAAAAACAAAAACCCGAAAGCGCTCCTAATAAATTTTTCGAGGCGCTCAGAAGTGAAAAGTTTCATAAAATTACCGGGCTTTTCTTTTTATTGTTTTCATTTTTTCTGATGTTCACATTTGTTTCCTACCTTTTTTCATGGAAGGAAGATGACAACATTTTCGACAACACTTTTTTCAGAATAATCACAGACACATCTCTGCAATCCGGCAACTGGATGGGAAAAATCGG
This sequence is a window from Bacteroidales bacterium. Protein-coding genes within it:
- a CDS encoding formylglycine-generating enzyme family protein, giving the protein MVLLKRMISCILFQLILISVAFSQKSNTKDISKTKKCNFEFPYEMVYVKGGSFMMGCIPDKDPDCYSVEKPLHKVKLNSFYMGKTEVLQQQWKSVMGYNNSYYSSCDSCPVDNVSWIEIQYFIKKLDSLTGKKFRLPTEAEWEYAARGGASSGGYIFSGSDERKEVGWYYLNSGDSTHCPCSLKANELGICDMSGNLWEWCSDWHDGAYYSYSPKKNPQGPVNGTEKIVRGGSWMSGYGSIRCSARAWYLPVYHNANIGFRLCMSKK